The proteins below come from a single Oikeobacillus pervagus genomic window:
- the htpG gene encoding molecular chaperone HtpG, translating into MEKIQFKAESKRLLELMINSIYSQKEVFLRELISNASDAMDKIYYKALTDDSLSFKKEDYYIKIIPNKEKRTLTIIDTGIGMTKGELENNLGTIAKSGSLAFKNETELKDGHDIIGQFGVGFYAAFMVADIVTVISKALGSDNAYRWESAGADGYTITPANKEDIGTEIILTIKENTEDETYDEYLDEHRLKEIIKKYSDFISFPIKMDVTVRTPKEGSNEEFDEYTEEKVINSMVPIWRKNKNELTTEDYEKFYTEKRYGFDKPLKTIHTSVDGTIRYHAILFIPEKTPFDYYSKEYEKGLELYSNGVLIMSKCSDLLPDYFSFVKGMVDSEDLSLNISREMLQQDRQLKLIAKNLNKKIKNELLSLLKNEREKYETFYQSFGRQLKYGVYSDFGMNKEVLQDLIMFYSSKEKKMVTLAEYVERMPEDQPFIYYGSGESYDRIEKLPQTELVHDKGYEVLYFTDEIDEFAIRMLRTYKEKEFKSISSSDLGFETENEQPSESEEKENKALFDYMKTTLSGKVKDVRASKRLKSHPVCFSTDGEVTIEMEKILNSMPDSQNIKADKVLELNVSHEVFQSLKNAFEHDQEKLTLYTKLLYNQALLIEGLPISDPVEFTNDICKVMV; encoded by the coding sequence ATGGAAAAAATCCAATTTAAAGCAGAATCCAAAAGATTATTAGAATTAATGATTAACTCTATTTATTCTCAGAAAGAGGTTTTTTTACGGGAGCTCATTTCCAATGCGAGTGATGCAATGGACAAAATCTATTATAAAGCCCTAACAGATGATTCACTAAGTTTTAAAAAAGAGGATTATTACATAAAGATCATACCGAATAAAGAAAAGCGAACACTTACGATCATCGATACCGGAATTGGAATGACGAAAGGGGAACTTGAGAATAACCTTGGAACGATTGCGAAAAGTGGCTCTTTAGCATTTAAGAATGAAACAGAACTTAAAGATGGCCATGATATTATTGGCCAGTTCGGAGTAGGCTTTTATGCAGCCTTTATGGTAGCCGATATTGTGACAGTGATTAGTAAAGCCTTAGGAAGTGACAACGCTTATAGATGGGAATCTGCCGGTGCGGATGGCTATACCATTACACCAGCTAATAAAGAAGATATTGGAACAGAAATTATTTTAACCATAAAAGAAAATACGGAAGATGAAACGTATGATGAATATTTGGATGAACACCGATTAAAAGAGATTATAAAAAAATATTCAGACTTTATATCGTTTCCTATTAAAATGGATGTAACCGTAAGAACGCCTAAAGAAGGAAGCAACGAAGAATTTGATGAATATACAGAAGAAAAAGTCATTAATAGTATGGTTCCTATTTGGCGAAAAAATAAAAACGAGCTGACAACAGAGGATTATGAGAAATTTTATACAGAAAAACGGTATGGTTTTGATAAACCCCTCAAAACGATTCATACGAGTGTCGATGGAACGATTAGGTACCACGCGATTTTATTTATCCCAGAAAAAACCCCTTTCGACTACTATTCTAAGGAATATGAAAAGGGTTTAGAACTATATTCCAACGGTGTATTAATTATGAGCAAATGCTCGGATTTGCTACCGGACTATTTCAGCTTTGTCAAAGGGATGGTGGACTCAGAAGATCTATCTCTTAATATTTCAAGAGAGATGTTACAACAAGATCGTCAATTGAAGTTAATCGCTAAAAATTTAAATAAAAAGATCAAAAATGAATTGCTAAGCCTTTTAAAAAATGAAAGAGAAAAGTATGAAACATTTTATCAATCATTTGGTCGTCAATTAAAATATGGGGTTTACAGTGATTTTGGAATGAATAAAGAAGTTCTGCAGGATTTAATTATGTTCTACTCTTCAAAAGAGAAGAAAATGGTTACATTAGCGGAATATGTAGAGAGAATGCCGGAAGACCAACCATTTATTTACTATGGCTCGGGAGAATCATATGATCGAATCGAAAAACTACCTCAGACAGAATTAGTCCATGATAAAGGCTATGAAGTTCTCTATTTCACAGATGAGATTGATGAATTTGCTATTAGAATGTTAAGGACTTATAAGGAAAAAGAATTTAAATCGATCTCTAGTAGTGACCTAGGGTTTGAAACAGAAAACGAACAACCTTCAGAATCAGAAGAAAAAGAAAACAAAGCATTGTTTGATTACATGAAAACAACACTATCAGGAAAAGTTAAAGATGTACGGGCATCTAAACGACTAAAATCCCATCCAGTTTGTTTTTCAACTGACGGGGAGGTCACAATTGAAATGGAGAAAATTCTTAACTCCATGCCGGATAGCCAAAATATAAAAGCAGATAAAGTATTAGAATTAAACGTGTCACATGAAGTGTTCCAATCATTGAAAAATGCATTTGAACACGACCAAGAAAAGCTGACGTTGTATACAAAACTATTGTACAATCAAGCTTTACTGATTGAAGGACTGCCAATCAGTGATCCGGTTGAATTTACGAATGACATTTGTAAAGTGATGGTTTAA
- a CDS encoding cytochrome c oxidase assembly protein — protein MFSEKLISQQTWYEWWNPVYFLVVLLFAYLYKRFVIGSDHEEAVSKKQMNYFYISLILFYIMNGSPFNVMADQYLFSAHVLGLSILLFVIPPFFILSLPMTRIRQYFWNHQKKELMNFLLHPWFTGITFNVALTLYLTPRVFNVIHESPFFSFLYQLLLFAAALFVWWTIIVQVPGLKNLSEFGRICYIFLLSLLLMPIGIYLLIGENLSYQMSEIASFGLLPAFTGRYDHQLAGGILKTIQLLSYGIAMFIIMRNWARREEAEEGKVPDENIRLVQGVVIHLKENNHVKRP, from the coding sequence TTGTTTAGTGAAAAACTAATATCTCAACAAACTTGGTATGAGTGGTGGAATCCCGTTTATTTCCTTGTAGTTTTGTTGTTTGCTTATTTGTATAAACGTTTCGTGATCGGGTCAGATCATGAAGAGGCTGTCTCCAAAAAGCAGATGAACTATTTTTATATTTCACTCATTCTTTTTTACATAATGAATGGAAGTCCATTTAATGTGATGGCAGATCAATATCTATTTAGCGCTCATGTTCTTGGTCTGTCGATTCTGTTATTTGTCATCCCACCGTTTTTTATTTTGAGCTTACCTATGACGAGGATCCGGCAGTATTTTTGGAACCATCAAAAGAAAGAACTGATGAACTTTTTATTGCACCCTTGGTTTACAGGGATCACATTCAATGTGGCCTTAACCCTTTACTTAACACCTAGAGTCTTTAATGTGATACATGAGAGTCCATTTTTCTCATTTCTATATCAATTATTATTATTTGCTGCTGCCTTATTTGTGTGGTGGACGATTATCGTTCAAGTTCCTGGATTGAAAAATCTATCTGAGTTTGGAAGGATATGCTATATCTTCTTACTATCGCTTTTATTAATGCCAATTGGGATTTATTTACTTATCGGAGAAAATTTAAGCTATCAAATGTCTGAAATTGCTTCATTCGGTCTTCTTCCTGCATTCACGGGCAGATATGATCATCAGTTAGCTGGGGGCATTCTAAAGACCATTCAACTCTTAAGTTATGGAATTGCGATGTTCATTATTATGAGGAATTGGGCACGCCGTGAAGAAGCAGAGGAAGGCAAAGTTCCAGACGAGAATATCCGACTCGTTCAAGGGGTCGTCATTCATCTTAAAGAAAATAATCATGTAAAGCGACCTTAA
- a CDS encoding MFS transporter, with the protein MSYLERGTTNFKKANWALFAGGFSTFAILWSTQPLLPEIANEFHISPAVSSLTLSSTTISLAISMLLIGTLSEVYGRKSIMTISLVFSSILAILTALSPNFHFLLFFRILQGITLGGLPAIAMAYLGEEIEPKSLGMAMGLYISGNSIGGMSGRVISGILTDFFNWHIALVGIGIVSLLASIFFWFALPNSTHFQPRKFEIGKLVKSLMSQFKEPGLIHLFTIGFLVMGGFVTLYNYVGFQLVAPPYSLSQTLVGFIFLVYIVGTFSSTWMGMLADQHGRKRILQISLIILLIGAVITLNSNLWLKIAGIAIFTFGFFAAHSIASGWVGKLSTHDKAQASSLYLFFYYAGASIGGTAGGTFYSEHGWIGVIGMIVFFGVLAIVLSVRLGMIAKKRLQLASHKMNTAN; encoded by the coding sequence ATGAGTTATTTAGAACGAGGAACAACCAATTTTAAAAAAGCCAATTGGGCTTTGTTTGCTGGAGGCTTTAGCACGTTTGCAATTCTCTGGAGTACCCAGCCTTTATTACCTGAGATTGCAAATGAATTTCATATCTCACCTGCTGTCTCAAGCTTAACTTTATCCTCCACAACGATTTCACTTGCCATTAGTATGCTTTTGATCGGGACATTGTCGGAGGTATATGGTCGCAAATCGATCATGACGATTTCATTAGTTTTTTCTTCTATATTAGCCATCTTAACGGCTTTGAGTCCAAATTTTCATTTTTTATTGTTTTTTCGAATTTTACAAGGAATCACTTTAGGGGGATTACCAGCGATTGCTATGGCTTATCTCGGGGAAGAAATCGAGCCGAAAAGTTTAGGGATGGCGATGGGACTATATATTAGTGGGAATTCAATTGGGGGAATGAGCGGCAGGGTCATTAGTGGGATATTAACTGATTTTTTTAATTGGCATATTGCTCTTGTTGGGATTGGTATTGTAAGTCTACTAGCGAGTATATTTTTCTGGTTTGCTTTACCGAATTCAACTCATTTCCAGCCACGAAAATTCGAGATTGGAAAACTAGTTAAATCACTTATGAGTCAATTCAAAGAACCTGGGTTAATTCATTTATTTACGATTGGGTTTTTAGTCATGGGTGGATTTGTGACTTTGTATAATTATGTTGGATTTCAATTAGTTGCACCCCCTTATTCCCTAAGCCAAACATTGGTTGGATTTATTTTCCTTGTCTATATTGTTGGGACATTCAGTTCCACTTGGATGGGAATGCTGGCCGATCAACATGGTAGAAAAAGAATTTTGCAGATTTCATTAATCATCCTGTTAATTGGAGCAGTTATCACGCTAAATTCAAATCTTTGGTTGAAAATTGCCGGCATAGCTATTTTCACTTTTGGCTTTTTTGCCGCTCACTCCATTGCGAGCGGTTGGGTAGGAAAACTTTCAACACATGATAAGGCACAAGCCTCGTCTCTATATTTGTTTTTCTACTATGCTGGGGCAAGTATTGGTGGAACGGCAGGGGGTACTTTCTATAGTGAACATGGATGGATCGGTGTCATTGGTATGATTGTTTTCTTTGGAGTACTAGCCATTGTCCTTTCCGTTCGATTAGGTATGATCGCAAAGAAACGGCTGCAGCTTGCTTCCCATAAAATGAACACGGCAAACTAA